The following are encoded in a window of Haloarcula halophila genomic DNA:
- a CDS encoding aldehyde dehydrogenase family protein, protein MTGQPTSSLHHYVDGEWVASDDGETFETVDPATAETVATVQMGSSTEIDRAVTAAREAADEWRGLSYIDRAEFLWEIYHELRERTDELGEMVSRECGKEISEGRADVVEAAHMVELAAGNARHPHGDVVPSEVASKDSYMRRRPRGVVGCITPWNFPVAIPFWHMATSLVEGNTVVWKPAEQTPYCGQIVAEMFDDTPIPDGVFNMVQGYGDAGNAIVEDDRVDTVLFTGSAEVGHSIDEKIGGRLGRNACCEMGGKNAIVVTEQADLDIAVHSAVMSSFKTTGQRCVSSERLLVHTDVYEAFKTRFVDLAQRVTVGDPLEEETFMGPLVDREQVEKFARHNDAVRESTATVLVDREELPGAELPEGQEAGFWVGPFVYEVSPETDLSAYHQEVFGPHVALVEYDGGVERAVALQNDTDYGLAGAIISEDYRQLNYYRDNAAVGLAYGNLPCIGAEVQLPFGGVKQSGSGPPHGREVIEAVTERTAWTLNNAKEIRMAQGLSADTTTDEE, encoded by the coding sequence ATGACAGGTCAGCCAACCAGTTCGTTGCACCACTACGTCGACGGCGAGTGGGTGGCGAGCGACGACGGGGAGACCTTCGAGACCGTCGACCCGGCCACCGCCGAGACTGTGGCGACGGTCCAGATGGGGTCCTCGACAGAGATCGACCGGGCGGTGACGGCCGCCCGCGAGGCCGCCGACGAGTGGCGCGGACTGTCGTACATCGACCGGGCGGAGTTCCTCTGGGAGATCTACCACGAACTCCGCGAGCGGACCGACGAACTCGGCGAGATGGTCTCCCGTGAGTGTGGCAAGGAGATCAGCGAGGGGCGGGCAGACGTCGTCGAGGCCGCCCACATGGTCGAACTGGCCGCGGGCAACGCCCGCCACCCCCACGGCGACGTGGTTCCCTCGGAGGTGGCCAGCAAGGACTCGTACATGCGCCGGCGCCCGCGCGGCGTCGTCGGCTGTATCACCCCCTGGAACTTCCCGGTCGCGATCCCGTTCTGGCACATGGCGACCTCGCTGGTCGAGGGCAACACGGTCGTCTGGAAGCCCGCCGAACAGACCCCCTACTGCGGCCAGATCGTCGCGGAGATGTTCGACGACACCCCGATCCCCGACGGCGTGTTCAACATGGTCCAGGGGTACGGCGACGCCGGCAACGCCATCGTCGAGGACGACCGCGTCGACACTGTCCTGTTCACCGGCAGCGCAGAGGTCGGCCACAGTATCGACGAGAAGATCGGCGGCCGTCTGGGCCGAAACGCCTGCTGTGAGATGGGCGGGAAAAACGCCATCGTCGTCACCGAACAGGCCGACCTCGACATCGCCGTCCACTCCGCGGTGATGTCCAGTTTCAAGACGACCGGCCAGCGATGCGTCTCCAGCGAGCGACTGCTCGTCCACACCGACGTCTACGAGGCGTTCAAAACCCGGTTCGTCGATCTGGCACAGCGCGTGACCGTCGGCGACCCCTTGGAGGAGGAGACGTTCATGGGGCCACTCGTCGACCGCGAGCAGGTCGAGAAGTTCGCGCGCCACAACGACGCCGTCCGCGAGTCGACGGCGACGGTCCTCGTCGACCGTGAGGAACTCCCGGGAGCGGAACTCCCCGAGGGGCAGGAAGCAGGGTTCTGGGTCGGCCCGTTCGTCTACGAAGTCTCGCCGGAGACCGACCTCTCGGCGTACCACCAGGAGGTGTTCGGACCACACGTCGCCCTGGTCGAGTACGACGGCGGGGTCGAGCGAGCGGTCGCGCTCCAGAACGACACCGACTACGGGCTCGCCGGCGCGATCATCTCCGAGGACTACCGCCAACTGAACTACTACCGCGACAACGCGGCGGTCGGCCTCGCCTACGGGAACCTCCCGTGTATCGGCGCGGAGGTACAGTTACCGTTCGGCGGCGTCAAACAGTCCGGGAGCGGCCCGCCACACGGCCGGGAGGTCATCGAGGCCGTCACCGAGCGGACGGCCTGGACGTTGAACAACGCCAAGGAGATCCGGATGGCTCAGGGCCTCTCGGCCGATACCACGACTGACGAGGAGTGA
- a CDS encoding DUF4349 domain-containing protein gives MSNRAAILAVAACLLLAGCTGVGPQAGGGDGGESAELSANQQAASGAQSDAAGDASSDAGDGGDGSSGAGGAGDGSVPDPTQRAIIKTGSMVVEVDNFSTARSTIADRVRERGGYVSGSDQRLHRSGNETWLTGHIVVRVPSDTYEDTQALAADQGTVLSEETSTEDVTDQLVDLEARLENLRSRRDRLREFYDQANSTEELLRIEEELSDVQRQIERLEAQKQSLEQRVAYSTVRIELQEPEPGIDQIRTQYHEQSLVAVFVGSVNDVIVFAQASLVTIAGALPWLAVAVVPALGLRRLLRGRSVPLLGGGSSETPAADEPPTEQPDEETAETTDDDEAAE, from the coding sequence ATGTCCAACAGAGCAGCGATCCTGGCGGTGGCGGCCTGCCTCCTCCTGGCGGGCTGTACCGGCGTCGGGCCACAGGCCGGCGGTGGCGACGGCGGTGAGAGCGCGGAGTTGAGTGCCAACCAGCAGGCCGCGAGCGGAGCACAGAGCGACGCCGCGGGCGACGCGTCGAGCGATGCCGGCGACGGCGGTGACGGAAGCAGCGGTGCCGGCGGCGCTGGCGACGGGAGCGTCCCCGATCCCACGCAGCGGGCGATCATCAAGACCGGTTCGATGGTGGTCGAAGTCGACAACTTCTCGACTGCACGCTCGACGATCGCCGACCGGGTCCGGGAGCGCGGTGGCTACGTCAGTGGCTCGGATCAGCGACTCCACCGCAGCGGCAACGAGACGTGGCTGACCGGCCACATCGTCGTCCGCGTCCCCAGTGACACCTACGAGGATACCCAGGCCCTGGCGGCCGATCAGGGGACGGTTCTCTCGGAAGAGACGTCGACGGAGGACGTCACCGACCAGTTGGTCGACCTGGAGGCGCGACTGGAGAACCTCCGGAGCCGGCGGGACCGGCTCCGGGAGTTCTACGATCAGGCCAACAGCACGGAGGAACTCCTGCGAATCGAGGAGGAACTCTCCGATGTCCAACGACAGATCGAGCGGCTGGAAGCCCAAAAGCAGTCGTTAGAGCAACGGGTCGCGTATTCGACTGTCAGGATCGAACTCCAAGAGCCCGAACCGGGGATCGACCAGATCCGGACCCAGTACCACGAGCAGTCACTCGTCGCCGTCTTCGTGGGCTCGGTCAACGACGTGATCGTCTTCGCACAGGCCTCGCTCGTGACCATCGCCGGGGCGCTCCCGTGGCTCGCCGTCGCCGTGGTGCCAGCGCTCGGGCTCCGCAGATTGCTGCGCGGGCGCTCGGTCCCGCTGCTCGGCGGGGGCAGTAGTGAGACGCCTGCAGCGGACGAACCTCCCACCGAGCAGCCGGACGAGGAGACCGCCGAGACGACCGACGACGACGAAGCGGCGGAGTAA